A single Novosphingobium sp. SL115 DNA region contains:
- a CDS encoding response regulator transcription factor, translated as MTGQPSLVIVEDDPAFARTLSRSFERRGYAVHHAASPDALAALMAANEFEYAVVDLKLGTASGLTCVEMLHTRDAQTRIVVLTGFASIATAVEAIKLGAAHYLAKPANTDDIEDAFGRTRGDASVPLEGRKSSIKTVEWEYIHSTLVECDFNISEAARRLGMHRRTLARKLEKRQLR; from the coding sequence ATGACCGGGCAGCCAAGCCTGGTCATCGTGGAAGACGATCCGGCTTTTGCCCGCACGTTGAGCCGGTCTTTCGAACGGCGAGGCTATGCTGTGCACCATGCAGCCAGTCCGGATGCACTGGCCGCATTGATGGCCGCGAACGAATTTGAATATGCCGTGGTCGACCTGAAGCTGGGCACGGCATCGGGCCTGACATGTGTGGAAATGCTGCACACGCGCGATGCCCAAACCCGCATCGTGGTGTTGACCGGCTTTGCCAGCATCGCCACGGCGGTTGAAGCAATAAAGCTGGGCGCGGCGCATTATCTGGCCAAGCCTGCCAACACCGACGACATCGAAGACGCCTTTGGCCGCACGCGGGGCGACGCCAGTGTGCCGCTGGAAGGCCGCAAGAGTTCGATCAAGACGGTGGAATGGGAATATATCCACTCAACGCTGGTCGAATGCGACTTCAACATTTCCGAAGCTGCAAGGCGACTGGGCATGCACCGACGCACTCTGGCGCGAAAGCTGGAAAAGCGGCAACTGCGCTAG
- a CDS encoding sensor histidine kinase produces the protein MKGPVNWRQLGLLAITICVVQLVYWAAIDKPLFNANRAEEPPMAEQTFAEVARLSEPTLAAAARGRFERVDLPWTYCCDTAVHAVRIGFRVDKVPPAGLGLISTLQVDNYLLAVNDTLLVGEGRMQPGRGTFHGQKMFLTRVPAGILKPGDNTLTYVTLRDGYPYADIFPPMIGEYEAMRAFSANRLWNSNEFHRYGAGLLGLLGMLAAIMVVRSEDWRFAAWLSALCAAFVGNYLYAIVLNPPFDGWGRMVAFFVVNMAVPVALLCFIDAWTGKPVRHLQVAAVAIYAAVIGYVAWRIYFTPMPDGFDAPATIWIWFLAAFALIAALRILWHFARQAESRMLESALLSVCVVAVLIDGASGWFTQLRGGNLYNAAPFLMLAMLAAFLARNFRLFQSQATLTATLRAQVAAREAELDLAHARERELVRKQAHDAERRRIMQDIHDGLGSQLMSMMLAARLGEAEPVRVAEGLQAVIDEMRLMIDSMDSVGESLEAALATFRARIQPRIVAAGFAFDWQQAADLPASASQGFGPRDVLQIFRVMQEAVTNALKHSGGNRIAIAVSADDAGGLRIVVTDNGRGGAQAGAGRGLSNMERRAAAIGGELQVQSQEGGGTQVSLALRPVQLLADCHISAPSMA, from the coding sequence GTGAAGGGGCCTGTGAACTGGCGCCAGCTTGGGCTGCTGGCGATCACGATCTGCGTTGTGCAACTGGTTTACTGGGCGGCCATCGACAAACCGCTGTTCAACGCCAACCGCGCTGAGGAGCCGCCAATGGCCGAGCAGACTTTCGCGGAAGTAGCGCGCCTTTCCGAACCGACACTGGCCGCCGCCGCGCGCGGACGGTTTGAACGGGTGGACCTGCCGTGGACATATTGCTGCGACACCGCAGTCCATGCGGTGCGGATCGGCTTTCGGGTGGACAAGGTGCCGCCTGCGGGACTGGGGCTGATATCGACGCTTCAGGTCGACAACTATCTGCTGGCGGTCAACGATACGCTGCTGGTGGGCGAAGGAAGAATGCAGCCGGGGCGCGGCACGTTCCACGGCCAGAAGATGTTCCTGACGCGGGTTCCGGCAGGCATTCTGAAGCCGGGCGACAATACGCTGACATATGTCACCCTGCGCGATGGCTATCCCTATGCCGACATCTTCCCGCCAATGATCGGCGAATACGAGGCAATGCGCGCGTTTTCGGCCAACCGGTTGTGGAACAGCAACGAGTTTCACCGTTATGGCGCAGGGCTGCTGGGCCTGCTGGGTATGCTCGCCGCTATCATGGTGGTCCGGTCCGAAGACTGGCGCTTTGCCGCGTGGCTTTCGGCGCTGTGCGCGGCGTTCGTGGGCAACTACCTCTATGCCATCGTGCTGAACCCGCCGTTTGACGGGTGGGGCCGGATGGTAGCGTTCTTTGTGGTGAACATGGCGGTGCCGGTGGCGCTGCTGTGTTTTATCGATGCGTGGACCGGCAAGCCTGTGCGCCATCTTCAGGTTGCGGCAGTGGCAATCTATGCCGCGGTCATCGGCTATGTCGCGTGGCGCATATATTTTACGCCGATGCCCGACGGGTTCGATGCGCCGGCGACGATCTGGATATGGTTCCTTGCCGCCTTTGCGCTGATCGCGGCGCTGCGGATATTGTGGCATTTTGCGCGGCAGGCCGAAAGCCGGATGCTGGAAAGCGCGTTGTTGAGCGTGTGCGTGGTGGCCGTGCTGATCGACGGGGCAAGTGGCTGGTTTACGCAATTGCGCGGCGGCAATCTGTATAATGCCGCACCGTTCCTGATGCTGGCAATGCTGGCGGCGTTTCTGGCGCGCAATTTCCGCCTGTTCCAATCACAAGCCACGCTGACCGCCACCCTGCGCGCGCAAGTGGCCGCGCGCGAGGCCGAACTGGACCTTGCCCATGCGCGCGAACGCGAACTGGTGCGCAAACAGGCCCATGATGCCGAACGGCGGCGGATCATGCAGGACATTCACGACGGCCTTGGGAGCCAGTTGATGTCGATGATGCTGGCCGCGCGGCTGGGCGAAGCAGAGCCGGTGCGGGTGGCCGAAGGATTGCAGGCGGTGATCGACGAAATGCGGCTGATGATCGATTCCATGGATTCCGTGGGGGAATCGCTGGAAGCGGCGCTGGCCACGTTCCGCGCGCGGATTCAGCCGCGCATCGTAGCTGCCGGCTTTGCGTTCGATTGGCAGCAGGCCGCTGACCTTCCGGCCAGCGCCAGCCAGGGGTTTGGCCCGCGCGACGTGTTGCAGATTTTCAGGGTGATGCAGGAAGCGGTGACCAATGCGCTGAAGCATTCGGGCGGCAACCGCATCGCCATTGCGGTTTCCGCTGATGATGCAGGCGGGCTGCGGATCGTGGTGACCGACAATGGCCGGGGGGGGGCGCAGGCAGGCGCAGGGCGTGGGCTGTCCAATATGGAGCGGCGCGCCGCAGCCATCGGCGGCGAACTGCAGGTGCAATCGCAAGAAGGCGGGGGAACGCAGGTTTCACTGGCACTGCGTCCGGTGCAGCTTCTTGCCGACTGCCATATATCCGCACCATCCATGGCATAG
- a CDS encoding response regulator: MDETAAHAANPVPARIAIIEDDPVVRQYFMRIIASDTGYDIVGIAPDIATGRALIRLKPDLFLMDIGLPDGSGYDLVPEIKAGSQAKALVISAFGDRDTVVRALSAGADGYLLKDSTPAQVLDGIAITLAGGAPVSPAAAVYLLDLLRNPPVTSEQPASTVSDERLTPRETDLLRAFSEGKSYKEAARALGISPHTVGNHVKSIYRKLEVTSRSEALFATGMRKG; this comes from the coding sequence ATGGATGAAACCGCCGCCCATGCCGCAAACCCCGTCCCCGCCAGAATTGCGATCATCGAGGATGATCCGGTGGTGCGGCAGTATTTCATGCGGATCATCGCATCGGATACCGGCTATGACATCGTCGGCATTGCGCCCGATATTGCCACTGGCCGCGCGCTTATCCGGCTGAAGCCTGACCTGTTCCTGATGGACATCGGCCTGCCCGATGGCAGCGGGTATGATCTGGTGCCCGAAATCAAGGCAGGGTCGCAGGCAAAGGCGCTGGTCATCAGCGCATTCGGGGACCGCGATACCGTGGTGCGCGCGCTATCGGCCGGGGCCGATGGATACCTGCTGAAAGACAGCACGCCTGCGCAAGTGCTGGACGGCATTGCCATCACGCTGGCGGGCGGCGCCCCGGTCAGCCCGGCGGCGGCGGTCTATCTGCTAGACCTTTTGCGCAATCCTCCGGTAACGTCAGAACAGCCTGCCTCCACCGTTTCGGACGAACGCCTGACCCCGCGCGAAACCGATCTGCTGCGCGCCTTTTCCGAAGGCAAGAGTTACAAGGAAGCGGCGCGCGCGCTGGGCATTTCACCGCATACCGTGGGGAACCACGTCAAATCGATCTATCGCAAGCTGGAAGTGACATCGCGCAGCGAAGCGCTGTTCGCCACGGGGATGCGCAAAGGCTGA
- a CDS encoding alkaline phosphatase PhoX, giving the protein MDRRSFHRQLAGVAFAGLASMVGGSGLARAAGSPKPGPLQADPAGLLDLPQGWSYRVVSRMGDRMDDGHVVADKADGMGCIALGNGRVALIRNHELSAKDAARGAFGTRAVERAFDRWRGDGALPGGTSTVIYDLRKQAVESQFASLAGTIRNCAGGTTPWGSWLSCEEDVSLAGSNLGQDHGWVFEVPASARGLVEPVALKGLGRFNHEAATVDPATGIVYLTEDRDDSLFYRFLPARPGRLAAGGRLQALALQASGVDDTRNWNGMAFPTRQRLQANWIDLEGTDSRVDDLRKRGRAGGAAVFARGEGIHFGDGELYFTCTSGGAAKLGQVFRYIPAANEGHERAGEGSGWLENFFESTDPMAFNFGDNLTIAPNGDLIVCEDQYTDIVDNHLRGITPAGEAYAFARCRLQTEMAGACFAPDGTLFVNLYSPGMTLAITGPATAGHGWR; this is encoded by the coding sequence ATGGACCGTCGCAGCTTTCACCGCCAGTTGGCGGGCGTGGCATTTGCAGGCCTTGCCAGCATGGTGGGCGGCAGCGGCCTTGCCCGTGCTGCAGGTTCACCCAAACCCGGTCCGTTGCAGGCCGATCCTGCCGGTCTGCTCGACCTGCCGCAGGGCTGGAGCTATCGCGTGGTGTCGCGCATGGGGGACCGGATGGACGATGGCCATGTGGTCGCCGACAAGGCCGATGGCATGGGCTGCATCGCGCTGGGCAATGGCCGGGTGGCGCTGATCCGCAACCATGAATTGAGCGCGAAGGATGCGGCGCGCGGGGCCTTTGGCACGCGCGCGGTGGAACGGGCGTTTGACCGCTGGCGGGGCGATGGTGCGCTGCCGGGCGGCACATCGACAGTGATCTATGACTTGCGCAAACAGGCGGTTGAGTCACAGTTCGCCAGCCTTGCCGGGACGATCCGCAATTGCGCGGGCGGGACAACGCCGTGGGGTAGCTGGTTGAGCTGCGAGGAAGACGTTTCGCTGGCGGGCAGCAATCTGGGGCAGGACCATGGCTGGGTGTTCGAAGTTCCGGCCAGCGCGCGCGGGCTGGTGGAACCGGTGGCGCTGAAGGGCCTTGGCCGGTTCAACCATGAAGCTGCCACGGTCGATCCGGCCACTGGCATCGTCTATCTGACCGAAGACCGCGACGACAGCCTGTTCTACCGCTTTCTGCCCGCCCGCCCCGGCCGTCTGGCAGCAGGCGGGCGGTTGCAGGCACTGGCATTGCAGGCAAGCGGCGTGGACGATACGCGCAACTGGAACGGTATGGCGTTCCCCACACGGCAGCGGTTGCAGGCCAACTGGATCGATCTGGAAGGCACCGACAGCCGAGTGGATGATTTGCGCAAGCGTGGCCGTGCCGGTGGTGCGGCGGTTTTCGCGCGTGGCGAAGGCATCCACTTTGGCGATGGGGAGCTTTACTTTACCTGCACATCGGGCGGCGCGGCCAAGCTGGGGCAGGTCTTCCGCTATATCCCCGCCGCCAACGAAGGGCACGAACGCGCGGGCGAAGGGTCTGGCTGGCTGGAAAACTTCTTTGAATCGACCGATCCGATGGCCTTCAACTTTGGCGACAACCTGACCATCGCGCCCAACGGCGATCTGATAGTGTGCGAAGACCAATATACCGATATCGTCGACAACCACTTGCGCGGGATCACGCCCGCGGGTGAAGCCTATGCCTTTGCCCGGTGCCGGTTGCAGACCGAAATGGCAGGCGCCTGCTTTGCGCCCGACGGCACGCTGTTCGTCAACCTTTACAGCCCCGGCATGACGCTGGCGATTACCGGACCTGCGACCGCCGGACACGGCTGGCGCTGA
- a CDS encoding FAD-binding protein: MAEDIEWDLEADVVVLGSGGAAMTAAISAHDFGAKDVVILEKTGMVGGTTAMSGGMLWIPNNHHQHEAGLEDSDEEVVTYLDSLAPGELDPETLWAFMQNGPEMLRYLADKTPVRLCAFADFPDYQPYSPGAKPDGGRSLDNEAFPFDTLGKWAGRVNPSKMAYPLRGSLMEAIRGTLDEATLAEREAHDYRGLGQALAGSLFKAVLDRNIPVEFEKRARKLVKDGERIIGVIAEDANGRDFKVKARRGVVIATGGFEWNETLVKTFVRGPLTGPVSVPENEGDGLLMAIEAGAQLGNMQNAFWMQSVLEMKPQHRAAKPNYLLGSDERARPGAILVNRAGKRFVNEAANYNALGKTLHAFDAGTHTYANLPYWLIIDQRYKDKYHTFNSPAGAPAPSYMMQADTLDQLAELAGIDADGLKATVARFNEMVRNGHDDDFNRGDNTYDNFYMWGDMDFDPPYRTLGVIDQGPFYAVRMEAGALGTAGGPKTNADAQVVDWNGNPIQGLYAAGNAMAAVLGEIYGGAGGTLGPGLTFGYIAGRHLGQHISNH, from the coding sequence TTGGCCGAAGACATCGAGTGGGATCTGGAGGCCGATGTCGTCGTGCTCGGTTCCGGCGGGGCCGCCATGACCGCAGCCATTTCTGCGCATGATTTTGGCGCGAAGGACGTGGTCATTCTGGAAAAGACCGGGATGGTCGGCGGCACCACCGCGATGTCGGGGGGCATGTTGTGGATTCCCAACAACCATCACCAGCACGAAGCCGGACTGGAGGATTCCGACGAAGAGGTCGTAACCTATCTCGATTCGCTCGCGCCCGGTGAACTCGACCCCGAAACGCTGTGGGCGTTCATGCAGAACGGCCCGGAGATGCTGCGCTATCTGGCTGACAAGACGCCGGTGCGGCTGTGCGCTTTTGCCGATTTTCCCGATTATCAACCCTATTCGCCCGGCGCAAAGCCCGACGGCGGGCGCTCGCTGGACAATGAAGCGTTTCCCTTTGACACGCTGGGCAAATGGGCCGGGCGCGTGAACCCCAGCAAGATGGCCTATCCGTTGCGCGGCAGCCTGATGGAAGCGATCCGGGGCACGCTGGACGAAGCGACACTGGCCGAACGCGAAGCGCATGATTATCGCGGGTTGGGCCAGGCGCTGGCGGGATCGCTGTTCAAGGCGGTGCTGGACCGCAACATCCCGGTCGAATTTGAAAAGCGCGCGCGCAAGCTGGTCAAGGACGGCGAACGCATCATCGGCGTGATTGCCGAAGACGCCAATGGCCGCGATTTCAAGGTGAAGGCCCGTCGCGGGGTGGTAATTGCCACAGGCGGGTTCGAATGGAACGAAACACTGGTAAAGACTTTCGTGCGCGGGCCGCTGACCGGGCCCGTCAGCGTGCCTGAGAACGAAGGCGACGGATTGCTGATGGCGATCGAAGCGGGCGCGCAACTGGGCAACATGCAGAATGCCTTCTGGATGCAAAGCGTGCTGGAAATGAAGCCGCAGCACCGCGCGGCCAAGCCGAACTACCTGCTGGGTTCAGATGAGCGGGCACGTCCCGGTGCCATTCTGGTCAACCGTGCGGGCAAGCGCTTTGTCAACGAAGCGGCCAATTACAATGCCTTGGGTAAAACGCTGCACGCCTTCGATGCGGGCACCCATACTTACGCTAATCTGCCCTACTGGCTGATTATCGACCAGCGTTACAAGGACAAGTATCACACCTTCAATTCCCCGGCGGGCGCGCCTGCGCCGTCATACATGATGCAGGCCGATACGCTGGACCAACTGGCCGAATTGGCCGGGATTGATGCTGATGGGCTGAAGGCCACGGTCGCGCGGTTCAACGAAATGGTGCGCAACGGCCACGATGATGACTTCAACCGTGGCGACAACACTTACGACAATTTCTACATGTGGGGCGATATGGACTTCGATCCGCCTTACCGCACGCTGGGGGTGATCGATCAGGGACCGTTTTATGCGGTCAGGATGGAAGCGGGGGCGCTTGGCACGGCGGGCGGGCCGAAGACCAATGCCGATGCGCAAGTGGTCGACTGGAACGGCAACCCGATTCAGGGCCTTTATGCCGCAGGCAACGCGATGGCTGCGGTATTGGGCGAAATCTATGGCGGCGCGGGCGGCACATTGGGGCCGGGCCTGACCTTTGGCTACATCGCCGGACGCCATCTGGGGCAGCACATTTCAAACCATTAA